In the genome of Devosia rhizoryzae, the window CGCTGATCAGGGGTTCGAACCAGCTCTCGAATTTGCCGACACTGCCGCCGCCTGTCGCATAGCCCTGCTGTAGCAGTGCATGGAGGCTGAGCGAATCGCTTCGAGAGAAAGGCAGGAGCGAGATGCCGTGTGGAGCAGGCGGAACCGGCTCGAGGCGATCAAGCACTTTTCGCATGCGAATGGGCGAGCTCACTATTCGGCCGCCTGAGCCTGGAAGCCGCCGTGCTTTTCAATGAAGCCAATGATTTGGTCGAGGCTTTCGCGGCGCAGCAGGTCGGTGAAGACATAGGGCCGGCCCTGCCGCACCTTTTGCGTGTCGCTTTCCATGACGTCCAAACTGGCGCCGACATAGGGTGCGAGATCGGTGTGGGTGATGACCAGGAGGTCGGAGCGCGAAATGGCCGGCCCACCCTTGCGCGGGATCTTTTCGCCCTGGGCAACCGAGATGACGTAGATGGTGAGATCGGCAAGATCGGGCGAAAAGGTCGCCGCGAGATTGTCGCCGCCGCTCTCGATCAGGATGATGTCGAGGTCGGGGAATTTCTGGTTGAGATCGTCGATCGCGGCGAGGTTCAGCGATGCATCCTCACGGATGGCTGTGTGTGGGCAGCCGCCGGTTTCGACGCCGACGATGCGATCCTCGGAAATGGCCTGGACGCGGGCGAGGATCAGGGCATCTTCGCGCGTATAGATGTCGTTGGTGACCACGGCCATGGAATAGCGGTCGCGCATGGCCTTGAGCAGCATTTCGCAGAGCGTCGTTTTGCCCGAGCCGACCGGGCCGCCGATGCCGATGCGTAGGGGTCCGTTGAGGCTCTTTTGCATGGAAACTCCAGGGGTTAGCTCAGGCGTAGGGCGACGAGGGTCAGAAAGCCGACGCCGAGGAAAAGGCAGAGCGGCGAGTAAACGCGGCGATCGTTGAGGCGGAAGATCGGCTCGGGGAACTGCGCGGCCCACCAAGTGGTAAAGCCGGCAATGCCGCGGGCGAGGAACAGCAGGCCGAGGCCTATCCCGCTGAAATTCATGACGTTTCCGCCGCTGTCGTGGTCGGCTAGCGCGAGGGCGAAAATGCCGGCGGCGAGGGCCAGGAGGGCGATAATGAACGAAATATAACGCGGCGGCATGCGTTCGACGCCGGGCGTGCCGACAACGGTTTGCGCCAGCAGTTTTTCGTCGCGGATCGGCCAGGTGCGACCCAGCGCCCAGACGAAGTGAGCCATGGCGACCGTCAGGAGCCCCACGAACATGAAAGAGGAGACAAACATGTTCATGAGCGAAAAATCCTCGTCGCCAGCGTTTCGTGCTGCATCTGGGCAATGTCAGCGCCATAGGCGACGCTGCCGATATCGTCCAGTGTGGCATGCTGGCACAGAAGGGCAAGCGCGGCGATTGCGGGTTCGAGGCTCGCCATGATGGCAAGCCCGTCGCTTTGTCCGATGGGTACGAGGCGTACGGCGACCGAGACCTGGCTGTGCACGGTCGTGGTCAGAAGCGCGACCAGGGTCTCCCCTAAGTCAATGTTGTGGCTGCCTGTGACAGCGCCGATGGCGACGGGGTAGGGGCATGGTTTAGGGAGCGGCGCCGGCTGGTCGGCAGGCCAGGCGGCGGTCGCAAGAACGAAGGCATTTCCGGTCAGAACCGTTTCGGCATGGCGCTCGCGGGCTGGGGTCAGAGCCAGGCTGAGATCGGCGAGTTCGCGCAGGGCCTGTCGATCCGCAAAGGAGCGGTGCGCATGGGCGAGGAGGATGGCGTCGGTCTTGATGCCGCCATGCTGGAGCGTGCCGCCGATCCAGTCCTCGGCTGTTGAGCGATCGTGAACGATCCCCTGAACGATCGCGGTCTCGAGGCCAGCCGACCAGGCAAAGGCGCCGACCGGAAACGCAGGCGACAGCCAGGTCAGAAGTTTTTGCAGGCTCTGGCTCAACGGCGGTTCAGCAGCGCGTGGCCGGTATCGGCATGGGCGTGCGCATAGGCGCCGTGTTCGGCAAAGAACGGCTCGGTGACGTCGGCGACCGTGGCGCCCAGGCCCTGCAGCATGGTTTTGAGCACATGATCCCGCTTGATCAGGATGCGGCCCGGTTCAAGCTGGGCCGGGGTGTGGCGATTGCCGATATGCCAGGCAAGACGCAGCAGGTGCCCGGCATCGCGGCCACGGATTTCATACAAGAATTCGTCGGCCGCGATGACCTCGACGATCCGGCCGTCTTCGAGCTCGAGGCCGCCCAGGTGGTCCAGCGTCGTGGTTTCCCGGACGTCCAGCATGACCTCATCGCCCTTGCTGAGGCGCAGGACCTTGCGGCGCAGGCGGCGTTCGTCGTGTTCAAGGACGACGCGATCGAAGGGCGCGGCCCCCTTGTGGCCGGCCGGAAGTATGGTGGAGACACGGAGCATAGAGAACTTTCGTCAGGGCGTATTGCTGGCAGCGGTGCAGGTGGCAAGCGGCTCGGCATCTTCGTCCTGCGTCAGGTCTCGGAGCGTTGCTTCATCACCCTGGTTCCACCATTCGAACGGGCCCGACACATAGCGGGCGCCAGAGCCGGAGAGCGCCGTGACGAAGATGTGCACTTCGCCTTCGACCGGCACCAGGGCCAGGAAATTGGGCGCGGCATTGATGTATTGGGCGGAAAGCACCTCGCCGCTATCGCATTGATAGACGGCGGTGGTCATCTCGATATCGGTGGCGCTTCCGAGCGTCAAAGTCACGGCGGAGGATGCCGTCAGCGGAACGGCGATGGGCGCGAGCGTTGCTTCGACCGGCTCCTCCTGCGCCCAGGCCGCGGTGGCGGTTGCAAGAAAAACGGCAAGCGGCAGGACTGTGCGGATCATGAGCGACTCCCGGTTAGGTTGCCGCGCAGGATGGCACAGGCCCGCGGCTGAAGTGAGACAATGCATTTTGATCAGAACAGGAAATAGCGCTGCGCCATCGGCAAGACGGTCGCCGGTTCGCAGGTCAGCAGTTCCCCATCGGCGCGCACTTCATAGGTTTCGGGATGAACGTCGATATTGGGCGTGGCGGAGTTGAGCTTCATCGCCGCCTTGCCGATCCCGCCGCGGGTGTTGGACACTGGCAGCAATTGCTTGTCGACGCCGAGCCGGTTGCGCAGACCGGCATCATGCGCCGCCTGCGAAATAAAGACCACGGACGAGCGGCTGACCAGCTTGCCAAAGGCTCCGAACATGGGCCGGTAATGCATGGGCTGGGGCGTGGGGATCGAAGCGTTGGGATCGCCCATCGGCGCGGCAGCAATGGAGCCGCCGAGAAGAACCATTTCCGGCTTCACGCCGAAAAAGGCCGGGCTCCAGATCACGAGATCGGCGCGTTTGCCGACTTCGACCGAGCCGATATGCTGGCTCATGCCGTGGGCGATAGCCGGATTGATCGTATATTTAGCGATGTAGCGGCGGACGCGGAAATTGTCGTTGTCGCCGGTTTCTTCGGAAAGCCGACCGCGCTGCCGCTTCATCTTGTCCGCGGTCTGCCAGGTGCGGATCAGCACTTCGCCGACGCGACCCATGGCCTGGCTGTCGGAGGAGATGACCGAGAGCGCGCCCATGTCGTGAAGGATGTCTTCGGCCGCGATGGTTTCCTTGCGGATGCGCGACTCGGCGAAGGCGACGTCTTCGGGGATGGACTGATCGAGGTGATGGCAGACCATGAGCATGTCGAGATGCTCGGCGATGGTGTTGACGGTGTAGGGGCGCGTGGGATTGGTCGAGGACGGGATGACATTGGGCAGGCCCGCGACCTTGAGGATGTCCGGCGCGTGACCGCCACCGGCGCCTTCGGTGTGGAAGGCATGGATGGTGCGGCCCTTGAAGGCTCCGATCGTGTCCTCGACGAAGCCGCTTTCGTTAAGCGTATCGGTGTGGATCATCACCTGCACGTCAAAGGCGTCGGCAACCGAAAGGCAGTTGTCGATGGTGGCCGGGGTCGTGCCCCAATCCTCGTGGAGCTTGAGGCAGGAGGCGCCGGCGAGGATCATTTCCTCGAGCGGTGCCGGAACGGCGGTGTTGCCCTTGCCGGCAAGCGCCAGGTTCATCGGGAAAGCGTCAAAGCTTTCGATCATGCGCTCGATGTGCCAGGCGCCGGTACAGGTCGTCGCCAGCGTGCCGTGCGCCGGGCCGGAGCCGCCGCCGAGCATGGTGGTGACGCCGCTCATCAGCGCTTCCTCGATCTGCTGGGGGCAGATGAAGTGGATGTGCGCGTCCATGGCGCCGGCAGTTATGATCTTTCCTTCGCCGGCGATCGCTTCGGTCGAAGGGCCGATGATGATGTCGACGCCGGATTGCGTATCGGGGTTGCCGGCTTTGCCGATGCCGGCGATGACGCCATTCTTGAGGCCGATATCGGCCTTGTAGATGCCGGTATGATCGACGATCAGCGCATTGGTGATGACCGTATCGACGGCACCTTGCGCCCTGGTGCGCTGCGACTGGCCCATGCCATCGCGAATGACCTTGCCGCCGCCGAACTTGACCTCTTCGCCATAAGTCGTGAAATCGCGCTCGACCTCGATGAAGAGCTCGGTGTCGGCGAGGCGAACCCGGTCACCTGTGGTCGGGCCGTACATATCGGCATAGGTGGCGCGAGAAATGCGTGCTGGCATAACGTGTCCCGAAGAGTGGCCGGGGACAAAGGCTTCCCAAGACCGACTGTGGCCGCTTCGCCGGTCGCTGGCAAGAGGTTGATCGTGATAGGCCGGAACTCGCAACAATTTTAGTCGTTGCTCGCGCTGGCCCCCGCTGGAGTTCTGCCATGTATCGCGTCCTGCCCATTCTGCTGATTGGACTTGCTTCACCGCTCTTGGCGCAGGAGCCCGGCTTGGGCATCGTGGGTGAAGGCACCCAGACGCAAAGCGTCGAGCTGCTCAAGGATAGCGTTTCGGTGTCGATCGAATCGTCCGGTGCACTGTCGCTTGGGCGTGGGAATGACAGTGTGGGTGGAAGTCTGGGTGTGTCGGTCAACGATGTGACTATTGTCAGCATCGGCCGTGAGAGCACCAGTGCGGCGCCGGGGAGTGCCGGGGCTGGTGTCACAGGCGCAACAGGAGTGGCAACTGCGAACGGCACAGCAGGTGCCGCCCCATCAACGGGCGCGTCCGGCCAGCAAGTTGCTGTTCAGGGTCAAGGTTCGGGGACAGGTGCAGCCGGATCCCTGACGCTCGCCTGTTCGGAAACCGAGGGCGGGCGGGAGAAGCTGATCGGTGCGCTCACTTCAGGGCAGGAAGTCTGGATGCGCCCGACTACCTGCACGACGCCACGCGACGACATTGCTGATCTTGCAAGCCAGTATCCTCAACTTGAGCAGGCTGTTGCCGGTGCCGGACGGAGCTTCGAAGACGTGGTTGCCATCACGATTTCTGATGATTTCGTGGTTCTGGATATGCTGAGCGCCGACTAACCGTTTGCTGCAACTCGGTTTTCTACGAGCGACCAAAGTTAAAGTTCCGATCACGTTTTAATTAGAGTTGGAACATTCGGTTAGCTTACGACTTACTCTTCCGAACCTTACGGGTTTGAAATAACAAATGAAAAAAGGAGGATGGGCTAATGCGCTCTTTCCATAAAATTCTTCTCGGTTCTGCCGCTGCTCTTTCGCTTACCACTGCTGTTTCCATCGCACAGGACAACGAAAGCACCAATGTTCTTGGTAATACTCTCGACTCGGTGACGGGTACTGTTTCCGGTACTGTGGATGGCGTTACCAATTCTGTCAGTGGAACTGTTGAAGGCGTCACCAACTCGGTCGACAGCACCCTCGGCACTTCGGTCGGCGACACCGTGACGAGCGTCACCGGTGGCGACGCAACGGGCACGGTTGGTGATGTGACCGGCGCTGGCGACGTTGCTGGCTCGACCGGTGATGTTGGCAATCTCGACTTCAACGGCATCCTGTCGAACATCTCGTCCGACGGTAACAGCGTCGGCGACATCGGCAACATCAGCGACGCTGCCGACCTTGGCGACGTCCAGGTTATCGATATTGCAGATGTTGCAAACTTTGACGCCAATGCGCTCAACGATGCGCTGAACGGCAATGCCAGCAACATCACGGCTCTTCAGGATGCCCTCAACGGCAATTCGTTCCTGAACGAGTTCTTCTCGGCCAACTCGATCGACGTGTCCGACGTTGTTGCCCTCAACAACGATCAGGACGGTTCGCTGACCTTCTACACCTATAGCCAGGAAGACTAAGTCTTCTAAGCTCTAGTGCTAACGCGCCGGGCCCTGTGCCCGGCGTTTTAGTTTGTGCGTCGGGGTTGCACTTTACGAGCGACCGCAGCGGCATGATCGATCAGCGCGTCAAGCAGCTTTTCGCCTTCTGCTATAGCTGCATCGCGCCGTTGCGTGCCGGCGACAAGGGAAAAGGCCAGCACCTGGACTGCATAGGCCTGCTTGTGCTGCCCGCCCTGCTGCGCGGCACCGCCATTGCGTTGAAACGAATTCAGCAGTTCGTCATATCCAGCGGCTGTGAGCGCCGACTTCGCGCCGGACCAGGATGTCTGCTTAAGCGAGTTGGCGATGTCGTTGGCCAAGCTGCCAATCATGGCCATGGCTTCGGCGTCGGCGACGCCATCACGCTGCAAGTCTTGCAGGACAGAAGCAAAGCGCCGTTTGAACTCTGCTTCCTTGGTATGTGTCTGCTCGTCGGTCATGAAAAAAGCCGGATTTGAAAAACCCGGCTCTTAGACCATTTCCCCGTGCCCGTGGCCAGCGTCAAAGACTGCCCATCACCATTTGGCGGAAACCAAAGATCTGCCGGTCGCCACCAATGGGCACGAGCCGGACCTCGCGCGTTTGGCCGGGTTCAAAGCGTACGGCTGTCCCTGCAGCAATATCGAGACGCATGCCGCGCGTCTTTTCACGATCAAAGCGCAGCCCGGCATTGGTTTCATAGAAGTGGTAGTGCGAACCTACCTGGATGGGGCGATCGCCAGTGTTGGCGACTTCGATTTTGAGCTGCGGTGCCCCATGATTGAGTTCGAGGTCGCCGCTGGCAGGAATAACTTCTCCGGGGATCATGCTCTTGTCCTCACGCGCTCATGGCCAACCATAGACCGCCCAGTGCCGTTGCGGCTCCTGCTGCTCGCGGCAGCCACTTGCCGCCTAGGCGGTTGAGAGCAAACCCAGCGGCAAGGCCTACCGCATGCAGCACAACCGTCGAGAGGGCGAAGCCAGCGGCAAATTGCCAGGCCCCGGCGCTGCCCAGTTCACCGCTATGCGCATGGCCATGGAAAAACGCGAAAAAGCCCACTGCAGCAGCGACCGTAGAGGTCGGCACCGGCAGAGCCAGGGCGATCGCGATGCCGATAAAGATCACGGAGGCGAGTATAACCGGCTCCGCGAAGGGCAGGGGCATGCCCATGATCGCCGCCACGAAGCCGAGCCCCATTGTTCCGGCAAAAGCCGCAGGAACGATCCAGATCGCTCTGCCACCCTGCATGGCGGCCCATAGGCCGACCGCAACCATGGCCAGGATGTGGTCGAGGCCAAACAGCGGGTGGCTGAAGCCGGCGGCAAGGGAACCGTGTTCGACCGGATCGAGATGGGCAAAGGCGGGAACGGTGGCGGCGCCGGCAATTGCCAGAGCCAGGAAGGCGCGCTTGAGCATGATTTACCCCTATCGGATCGGCTGGTGAACGGTGACGAGCTTGGTGCCGTCGGGAAAGGTCGCTTCCACCTGCACGTCGTGGATCATTTCGGCGATGCCCTCCATGACCTGGTCACGGCGGATGACATGGGCGCCGGACTCCATCAGTTCGGATACCGGCCGGCCATCGCGTGCGCCTTCCACGACGAAGTCGGTGATCAGCGCTATTGCCTCGGGGTGATTGAGCTTTACGCCCCGTTCGAGG includes:
- the ureG gene encoding urease accessory protein UreG codes for the protein MQKSLNGPLRIGIGGPVGSGKTTLCEMLLKAMRDRYSMAVVTNDIYTREDALILARVQAISEDRIVGVETGGCPHTAIREDASLNLAAIDDLNQKFPDLDIILIESGGDNLAATFSPDLADLTIYVISVAQGEKIPRKGGPAISRSDLLVITHTDLAPYVGASLDVMESDTQKVRQGRPYVFTDLLRRESLDQIIGFIEKHGGFQAQAAE
- the ureC gene encoding urease subunit alpha, which codes for MPARISRATYADMYGPTTGDRVRLADTELFIEVERDFTTYGEEVKFGGGKVIRDGMGQSQRTRAQGAVDTVITNALIVDHTGIYKADIGLKNGVIAGIGKAGNPDTQSGVDIIIGPSTEAIAGEGKIITAGAMDAHIHFICPQQIEEALMSGVTTMLGGGSGPAHGTLATTCTGAWHIERMIESFDAFPMNLALAGKGNTAVPAPLEEMILAGASCLKLHEDWGTTPATIDNCLSVADAFDVQVMIHTDTLNESGFVEDTIGAFKGRTIHAFHTEGAGGGHAPDILKVAGLPNVIPSSTNPTRPYTVNTIAEHLDMLMVCHHLDQSIPEDVAFAESRIRKETIAAEDILHDMGALSVISSDSQAMGRVGEVLIRTWQTADKMKRQRGRLSEETGDNDNFRVRRYIAKYTINPAIAHGMSQHIGSVEVGKRADLVIWSPAFFGVKPEMVLLGGSIAAAPMGDPNASIPTPQPMHYRPMFGAFGKLVSRSSVVFISQAAHDAGLRNRLGVDKQLLPVSNTRGGIGKAAMKLNSATPNIDVHPETYEVRADGELLTCEPATVLPMAQRYFLF
- a CDS encoding urease accessory protein UreE; this translates as MLRVSTILPAGHKGAAPFDRVVLEHDERRLRRKVLRLSKGDEVMLDVRETTTLDHLGGLELEDGRIVEVIAADEFLYEIRGRDAGHLLRLAWHIGNRHTPAQLEPGRILIKRDHVLKTMLQGLGATVADVTEPFFAEHGAYAHAHADTGHALLNRR
- a CDS encoding urease subunit gamma → MNLTPREKDKLLIAMAATVARRRLERGVKLNHPEAIALITDFVVEGARDGRPVSELMESGAHVIRRDQVMEGIAEMIHDVQVEATFPDGTKLVTVHQPIR
- a CDS encoding MliC family protein; this encodes MIRTVLPLAVFLATATAAWAQEEPVEATLAPIAVPLTASSAVTLTLGSATDIEMTTAVYQCDSGEVLSAQYINAAPNFLALVPVEGEVHIFVTALSGSGARYVSGPFEWWNQGDEATLRDLTQDEDAEPLATCTAASNTP
- a CDS encoding DUF3995 domain-containing protein, whose product is MNMFVSSFMFVGLLTVAMAHFVWALGRTWPIRDEKLLAQTVVGTPGVERMPPRYISFIIALLALAAGIFALALADHDSGGNVMNFSGIGLGLLFLARGIAGFTTWWAAQFPEPIFRLNDRRVYSPLCLFLGVGFLTLVALRLS
- a CDS encoding HupE/UreJ family protein, translating into MLKRAFLALAIAGAATVPAFAHLDPVEHGSLAAGFSHPLFGLDHILAMVAVGLWAAMQGGRAIWIVPAAFAGTMGLGFVAAIMGMPLPFAEPVILASVIFIGIAIALALPVPTSTVAAAVGFFAFFHGHAHSGELGSAGAWQFAAGFALSTVVLHAVGLAAGFALNRLGGKWLPRAAGAATALGGLWLAMSA
- a CDS encoding urease subunit beta, giving the protein MIPGEVIPASGDLELNHGAPQLKIEVANTGDRPIQVGSHYHFYETNAGLRFDREKTRGMRLDIAAGTAVRFEPGQTREVRLVPIGGDRQIFGFRQMVMGSL
- a CDS encoding urease accessory protein UreF, which codes for MSQSLQKLLTWLSPAFPVGAFAWSAGLETAIVQGIVHDRSTAEDWIGGTLQHGGIKTDAILLAHAHRSFADRQALRELADLSLALTPARERHAETVLTGNAFVLATAAWPADQPAPLPKPCPYPVAIGAVTGSHNIDLGETLVALLTTTVHSQVSVAVRLVPIGQSDGLAIMASLEPAIAALALLCQHATLDDIGSVAYGADIAQMQHETLATRIFRS